A segment of the Paracoccus suum genome:
GTCCGAGAACACCGAGATGGTCATGCCGAGGTCTCTCGGGGCCAGACAGTTGACAACTCTCTAAACGTCTGCCGGCTGCCTTGCGTGTCATGAAGCCGGAAGGCCGCATCGAGCGCAGCGAGACGCCCTGCAGTGTCGGAAACCTGCTCAAACTCGCGCATTGCCGCCTCGCTCTCCCACTCCACGATCACCCGCACAAGTCGTCCATCGGTGCTCGCAAGGAAACGTGCGGACCGAAAACCAGCGTA
Coding sequences within it:
- a CDS encoding antibiotic biosynthesis monooxygenase, whose protein sequence is MPPPPFVSMIDYTVPSPERQAEIAGAFQRIQEDWVAPYAGFRSARFLASTDGRLVRVIVEWESEAAMREFEQVSDTAGRLAALDAAFRLHDTQGSRQTFRELSTVWPRETSA